A genomic region of Salvelinus namaycush isolate Seneca chromosome 7, SaNama_1.0, whole genome shotgun sequence contains the following coding sequences:
- the LOC120050697 gene encoding cadherin-20-like — translation MGDRLHHYLGGGRPVYTLLLSLALALLTLLSEAQGRMDKARSEEESRAGLLRRVKRGWVWNQFFVLEEYTGLEPLYIGKLHSDMDLGDGSIKYILSGDGAGTTFTIDDSTGDIHAIKRLDREVKAQYQLQAQAWNRQTDRPLEPKSEFIVKIQDINDNEPKFQDGPYQATIPEMSTIGTEVIRLTATDADDPTYGNSARVVYSILQGQPYFSVEPKTGVVRVSLAGMDREVREIYSIIIQAKDMGGQLGGLAGTTVVNITLSDVNDNPPMFDQKLYQMSVLESAPVGSVVGCIRAKDRDIGINAEMRYSIIDGDGRDTFDISTDPTNLFGIITIKKPLNFESKASYTLKIEGVNTHLDHRFLDKGPFSHVTIVHVSVEDIDEPPEFSSAAYYIEVSEEAEIGTVFKTVSARDPDASNNSIRYSIEMTTDLGKYFYIDITSGALMTVLSLDREELSWHNITVLAMEMSNPSMIGSVSVAVKILDVNDNPPSLTQYFEAFVCESAKAGQLIQTVTAIDPDDPLGGQHFYYSLAPEAANNPNFTLRDNQDNTAWILTRRGGWSQQDQSVYYLPIFISDRELPVQTSTSTLTIRVCSCDVEGNVMSCNAEAYHLPASLSRGALIAILACIFVMLVMILLMLSLRSHRKKPYLHDEEDNVHENIVRYDDEGGGEEDTEAFDIAAMWNPHEAHLVGKQRQDMLPEIESLSRYVPLACVGWPGSVCVGGDSNVQGYVLSKLLEADLDTCAPPYDSLQTYAYEGEGSVAESLSSLQSVCSNTDHEYDYLNDWGPRFKKLAEMYGVLETSNPPMW, via the exons CTCCACTCAGATATGGACCTAGGGGATGGCTCAATCAAGTACATACTATCAGGAGATGGTGCTGGCACCACCTTCACCATTGATGACAGTACAGGAGACATCCATGCCATCAAGAGGCTGGACCGCGAGGTCAAGGCCCAGTACCAGCTGCAAGCCCAGgcctggaacagacagacagaccgaccccTAGAGCCCAAATCTGAGTTTATTGTTAAGATCCAGGACATCAATGATAATGAACCTAAGTTCCAGGATGGGCCCTACCAAGCCACCATACCTGAGATGTCAACCATCG gCACTGAGGTGATTCGGCTGACCGCTACAGATGCTGATGACCCTACATATGGTAACAGTGCCAGAGTGGTCTACAGCATTCTGCAAGGACAGCCATACTTCTCTGTGGAGCCCAAGACTG GCGTGGTGCGTGTGTCTCTGGCGGGCATGGACCGAGAGGTCAGAGAGATCTACTCCATCATCATCCAGGCCAAGGACATGGGAGGCCAGCTAGGGGGTCTGGCTGGAACCACTGTCGTCAACATCACCCTCAGCGACGTCAACGATAACCCACCCATGTTTGATCAGA AGCTGTATCAGATGAGTGTTCTGGAGTCGGCTCCCGTGGGGTCTGTTGTGGGTTGTATCCGGGCGAAGGATCGTGACATTGGCATCAATGCAGAGATGAGGTATAGCATCATTGACGGAGACGGGAGGGACACCTTCGACATCAGCACAGACCCCACCAATCTGTTTGGCATCATCACCATCAAAAAG CCTCTGAACTTTGAGAGCAAAGCAAGCTACACTCTGAAGATAGAAGGAGTCAACACACACCTGGACCACCGTTTTCTGGACAAGGGCCCGTTCAGCCATGTTACCATTGTTCACGTCAGCGTAGAGGATATAGACGAGCCCCCAGAGTTTAGCTCTGCTGCGTACTACATAGAGGTCTCTGAAGAAGCAGAGATCGGCACAGTGTTCAAGACGGTCTCTGCCAGAGACCCTGATGCTTCCAATAACTCCATCAG GTATTCCATAGAGATGACCACCGACCTGGGGAAATATTTCTACATTGACATCACTTCCGGGGCGTTGATGACGGTGCTATCGCTGGACAGAGAAGAGTTATCCTGGCATAACATCACCGTCCTGGCAATGGAGATGA GTAATCCCAGTATGATCGGGAGTGTGTCTGTAGCTGTGAAGATTCTGGACGTGAATGATAACCCTCCATCGCTGACACAGTACTTTGAAGCTTTCGTCTGTGAGAGTGCCAAGGCTGGACAG CTGATTCAGACAGTGACGGCAATAGACCCAGATGATCCTCTGGGAGGTCAGCACTTCTACTACAGCCTGGCACCAGAGGCTGCTAACAACCCCAACTTCACCCTCAGAGACAATCAAG ACAACACAGCATGGATCCTGACGCGGCGTGGGGGCTGGTCTCAGCAGGACCAGTCAGTCTACTACCTTCCTATCTTTATCTCAGACAGAGAGCTGCCGGTCCAGACCAGCACCAGCACTCTGACTATCCGTGTGTGTAGCTGCGATGTGGAGGGCAACGTTATGTCCTGTAATGCTGAGGCCTACCACCTACCGGCTAGTCTGAGCAGAGGGGCACTCATCGCCATACTGGCATGTATCTTTGTGATGCTCG TGATGATCCTGCTCATGTTGTCCCTCCGGAGCCACCGTAAGAAGCCCTACCTGCACGATGAGGAAGACAACGTCCACGAGAACATCGTCCGCTACGATGACGAGGGGGGCGGAGAGGAGGACACCGAGGCCTTCGACATCGCTGCCATGTGGAACCCCCACGAGGCCCACCTAGTGGGGAAGCAACGTCAGGACATGCTGCCCGAAATCGAGAGCCTTTCACGCTACGTTCCCCTTGCATGTGTGGGCTGGCCAGGGAGTGTTTGTGTTGGTGGAGACAGCAACGTGCAGGGGTATGTGCTATCCAAGCTCCTGGAGGCGGATTTGGACACCTGCGCCCCACCTTACGACTCCCTACAGACCTACGCCTACGAGGGGGAGGGATCGGTGGCTGAGTCCCTGAGCTCGCTGCAGTCTGTGTGCTCCAATACTGATCACGAGTATGATTATCTCAATGACTGGGGGCCCAGGTTTAAGAAACTGGCAGAGATGTACGGGGTTCTGGAGACAAGCAACCCTCCCATGTGGTAG